From Cinclus cinclus chromosome 26, bCinCin1.1, whole genome shotgun sequence, one genomic window encodes:
- the SRSF4 gene encoding serine/arginine-rich splicing factor 4 isoform X1, producing the protein MPRVYIGRLSYQARERDVERFFKGYGKILEVDLKNGYGFVEFDDLRDADDAVYELNGKDLCGERVIVEHARGPRRDSSYGSGRSGYGYRRSGRDKYGPPTRTEYRLIVENLSSRCSWQDLKDYMRQAGEVTYADAHKGRKNEGVIEFKSYSDMKRALEKLDGTEVNGRKIRLVEDRPGSRRRRSYSRSRSHSRSRSRSRHSHKSRSRSASSSRSKSRSRSRSVSRSRSKSRSRSKSRGRGQKEKSRTPSKEDKSRSRSRSAEKSRNKSKDKSEGILHNSDEKAKSRSHSKEKSRSRSGSKERGEARESMRSRSKEKSRSKDREKSISKARSRSKSRDESRSRSHSKDKRKSRKRSRDDSRSRSRSRSKSEKSKRRSKRDSKGSSKKRRKDSHERSRSGSKEKEQLKSEPDKREAKGEGEDAVSRSRSRSISKSKPNVKSDSRSRSKSVSKPRSRSRSASRSRSRSRSRSHSRS; encoded by the exons GTACGGCTTTGTGGAGTTTGATGATTTGCGAGATGCTGACGATGCTGTCTATGAGCTCAATGGGAAAGATCTGTGTGGGGAGAGAGTGATCGTGGAGCACGCCCGGGGCCCACGCCGGGACAGCAGTTACGGTTCTGGACGCA GTGGATATGGTTATAGAAGAAGCGGAAGAGATAAGTATGGTCCCCCGACCCGTACAGAATACAGATTGATTGTGGAAAATTTGTCAAGCCGCTGCAGTTGGCAGGATCTGAAG GATTATATGCGTCAGGCAGGGGAAGTGACATATGCAGATGCacacaaaggaaggaaaaacgAAGGTGTGATTGAGTTCAAATCCTATTCTGACATGAAAAGAGCCCTTGAAAAGCTGGATGGGACAGAAGTAAATGGCAGAAAGATTAGATTAGTGGAAGACAGACCTGGATCAAGACGGCGCCGCTCTTATTCCAGAAGCCGAAGCCATTCAAG GTCTCGCTCTCGAAGCAGACACTCCCATAAGAGCAGGAGCCGCAGTGCCAGTAGCAGCCGCTCCAAGAGCAGATCCCGATCCAG GTCTGTGTCCCGTTCCAGAAGCAAGAGCCGTAGTCGGAGCAAGAGCCGTGGCAGAGgccagaaagagaaaagcaggacTCCAAGTAAAGAGGATAAAAGTAGGAGCCGCAGCAGGAGTGCAGAGAAATCCCGAAACAAAAGCAAGGATAAATCTGAGGGCATTCTCCATAACAGTGATGAGAAAGCCAAGAGCAGGAgccacagcaaggaaaagagcaggagcaggagtgggAGTAAGGAGAGGGGAGAGGCAAGGGAGAGCATGAGGAGCAGAAGCAAGGAGAAGAGTAGAAGCAAAGACAGGGAGAAGAGCATTAGCAAGGCTAGAAGCAGGAGCAAAAGCAGGGATGAGAGTAGGAGCAGGAGCCACAGCaaggataaaaggaaaagtaggaagagaagcagggatGACAGCAGAAGTAGAAGCCGGAGCCGCAGCAAGAGTGAGAAAAGCAAGAGGCGCAGCAAGCGagacagcaaaggcagcagcaagaagagaaggaaggacaGCCATGAGCGGTCCAGGTCAGGGTccaaagaaaaggagcagctcAAATCAGAGCCGGACAAGAGGGAGGCAAAAGGTGAGGGGGAGGATGCAGTGTCCCGTTCTAGGTCTAGGTCCATTTCCAAGTCCAAACCAAATGTCAAATCAGATTCTCGTTCCAGGTCCAAATCTGTTTCAAAGCCAAGGTCCCGGTCTAGGTCTGCCTCTAGGTCACGCTCCCGGTCACGGTCAAGGTCCCATTCCAGATCCTAA